From the genome of Nakamurella flavida, one region includes:
- a CDS encoding NAD(P)H-binding protein: MIVITGATGALNGATVDHLLDRHPAVDIAVCVRDPARARHFADRGVQVRRGDYADPASLPAAFDGADQLLLVSSNDPGADAVSLHRAAIDAADQVGVGRVLYTSHQGAAPDSPFAPARVHAATEQLLAESGVPWTALRNGFYAHSLGWLTGPWTETGRITVPADGPVSWTAREDAAEAAAIILDSDGEYEGPTTLTAPDAPTFTDIAALASDLTGRSIAVEVIDPQEWVAARVAGGQPEFVARFTLGMFQAAEQGFFAGTDPLLGTLLGRAPRTARQALTEAAAH, from the coding sequence ATGATCGTCATCACCGGAGCCACCGGCGCCCTCAACGGCGCCACCGTGGACCACCTGCTCGATCGCCACCCGGCGGTCGACATCGCCGTCTGCGTCCGGGATCCCGCCCGGGCCCGGCACTTCGCCGATCGCGGCGTGCAGGTCCGTCGCGGCGACTACGCCGACCCGGCCTCGTTACCCGCGGCGTTCGACGGCGCGGATCAGCTCCTCCTGGTCTCCTCCAACGACCCCGGTGCCGACGCCGTGAGCCTGCATCGCGCCGCGATCGACGCCGCCGACCAGGTGGGTGTGGGGCGGGTCCTCTACACCAGCCACCAGGGGGCGGCGCCGGACAGCCCGTTCGCCCCCGCGCGCGTGCACGCGGCCACCGAGCAGCTCCTGGCCGAGTCGGGTGTGCCGTGGACGGCGCTGCGCAACGGCTTCTACGCGCACAGCCTGGGCTGGCTCACCGGGCCCTGGACGGAGACCGGTCGGATCACCGTCCCGGCCGACGGGCCGGTGTCCTGGACCGCCCGCGAGGACGCCGCCGAGGCGGCCGCGATCATCCTGGACTCCGACGGGGAATACGAGGGCCCGACCACGCTGACCGCGCCGGACGCCCCCACCTTCACCGACATCGCCGCCCTGGCATCGGATCTCACCGGTCGGTCCATCGCCGTGGAGGTGATCGACCCGCAGGAATGGGTCGCCGCGCGGGTGGCCGGTGGGCAGCCCGAGTTCGTCGCCCGCTTCACCCTGGGCATGTTCCAGGCCGCGGAACAGGGCTTCTTCGCCGGTACGGACCCCCTGCTCGGCACCCTGCTGGGCCGCGCGCCCCGGACGGCGCGGCAGGCGCTGACCGAGGCCGCCGCGCACTGA
- the cydB gene encoding cytochrome d ubiquinol oxidase subunit II, protein MDLTTVWFVAVAVLWTGFLLLEGFDFGVAALLPVLGRDRADRQLMLRTIGPVWDGNEVWLVTAVGAVFAAFPGWYATWLPAMYLPFVVVLLGLIVRAVAFEWRHSSHDERWDAAWTRVITIGSLVAAGGIGAALGATTLGLPIGPDGVRVGGAFAGWSWPALLGAVAVLAYSTLHGAIFLALKTDGGLRVRARAFAARWVGPAAVPLLAWAGLVQLRSGGPITGALWVVAAGAAVVTWTRLRVGREGQAFAAWATVLLASAATVFAAAFPVVLPSTIDPAFDVLAAQASVSDYTLTVMTWVAGFGLPVVLGYQAWTYWVFRRRLVAEPVHSPEEAHA, encoded by the coding sequence ATGGACCTGACGACCGTCTGGTTCGTCGCCGTCGCCGTGCTGTGGACGGGGTTCCTGCTGCTGGAGGGGTTCGACTTCGGCGTGGCCGCCCTGTTGCCGGTGCTCGGCCGGGACCGGGCCGACCGGCAGCTGATGCTGCGCACCATCGGCCCGGTGTGGGACGGCAACGAGGTGTGGCTGGTGACGGCGGTCGGCGCGGTGTTCGCGGCCTTCCCCGGTTGGTACGCCACCTGGCTGCCCGCGATGTACCTGCCGTTCGTGGTGGTGCTGCTCGGCCTGATCGTGCGGGCGGTCGCCTTCGAGTGGCGGCACTCCAGCCACGACGAGCGCTGGGACGCCGCGTGGACCCGGGTCATCACCATCGGGTCGTTGGTCGCCGCGGGGGGTATCGGCGCCGCGCTGGGCGCGACCACCCTCGGGCTGCCCATCGGGCCGGACGGCGTCCGGGTCGGCGGCGCCTTCGCCGGCTGGTCCTGGCCCGCACTGCTCGGCGCGGTCGCCGTGCTGGCCTACTCGACGCTGCACGGCGCGATCTTCCTGGCCCTGAAGACCGACGGCGGGCTGCGGGTCCGCGCACGGGCCTTCGCCGCCCGCTGGGTGGGCCCCGCCGCGGTGCCGCTGCTGGCCTGGGCGGGTCTGGTCCAGCTGCGGTCCGGCGGGCCGATCACCGGCGCCCTGTGGGTGGTGGCGGCCGGTGCCGCGGTGGTGACCTGGACGCGACTGCGGGTCGGCCGGGAGGGCCAGGCGTTCGCCGCCTGGGCCACCGTGCTGCTGGCGTCCGCCGCGACCGTCTTCGCCGCGGCCTTCCCGGTGGTGCTGCCCTCCACGATCGACCCGGCGTTCGACGTGCTCGCCGCGCAGGCCTCGGTCAGCGACTACACGTTGACGGTGATGACGTGGGTGGCCGGGTTCGGCCTGCCGGTGGTGCTCGGCTACCAGGCCTGGACGTACTGGGTCTTCCGCCGCCGCCTGGTGGCCGAGCCGGTGCACTCCCCGGAGGAGGCGCACGCATGA
- a CDS encoding Fic family protein: MTVSIPPFIAEGRLEVDAGTSTAMDLAIREITLLDGAHGQVLGALKGLLLRTESIASSKIEEVEAGIDDYARALHGSRANDSAVAMVAATRALDLLVDSVGTGAPLRREAITDAHRALMRNDPTEARCAGRIRDVQNWIGGSDWSPRNALFVPPPPDMVDVLMDDLMAFIQRDDLPALFQAAVAHAQFESIHPFTDGNGRIGRALINTVFRRRGVTRAVVVPLASALVADRERYFGLLEEYRRGEVQPLVLAFTHGARTAAAESRVTAERLVTLPGEWREMTGPVRTGSAAARLLELLPLRPVLAAEDACAAVGGARSSVFAALDRLHRQGVLRPLTDRRRDQVWGAAAVLDELQDLGARIEQASR, from the coding sequence GTGACCGTGTCGATCCCCCCGTTCATCGCCGAGGGGCGCCTAGAGGTGGACGCCGGGACGAGTACCGCCATGGACCTGGCCATCCGTGAGATCACCCTGCTCGACGGCGCCCATGGCCAGGTCCTCGGCGCTCTGAAGGGTCTGCTCCTGCGGACGGAGTCGATCGCCTCGTCGAAGATCGAGGAAGTCGAGGCCGGGATCGACGACTATGCCCGCGCACTGCACGGGTCCAGGGCCAACGATTCGGCGGTCGCCATGGTCGCGGCGACCAGGGCACTGGACCTCCTGGTCGACAGCGTCGGAACGGGTGCCCCTCTCCGCCGGGAAGCGATCACCGATGCCCATCGGGCCTTGATGCGGAACGACCCGACCGAAGCGCGATGTGCCGGTCGGATCCGTGACGTGCAGAACTGGATCGGCGGGAGCGACTGGTCGCCCCGGAACGCGTTGTTCGTCCCGCCCCCGCCGGACATGGTCGACGTGCTGATGGACGACCTCATGGCGTTCATCCAGCGCGACGATCTCCCGGCCCTGTTCCAGGCGGCGGTGGCCCACGCCCAGTTCGAGTCCATCCACCCCTTCACCGATGGCAACGGGCGGATCGGTCGTGCGCTGATCAACACGGTATTCCGGCGGCGTGGAGTCACTCGGGCCGTGGTGGTGCCGCTGGCGTCTGCACTGGTGGCGGACCGGGAGCGCTACTTCGGATTGCTGGAGGAGTACCGCCGTGGAGAGGTGCAACCCCTTGTACTGGCGTTCACCCACGGGGCACGGACTGCCGCGGCCGAGTCCCGCGTCACCGCGGAACGGTTGGTCACCTTGCCCGGTGAATGGCGCGAGATGACCGGCCCGGTCCGCACCGGAAGTGCTGCCGCCCGTCTGCTCGAGCTGCTCCCCCTCCGGCCCGTGCTGGCCGCCGAGGATGCGTGCGCGGCAGTGGGGGGTGCGCGGAGCAGCGTCTTCGCCGCCCTGGACCGGCTGCACCGGCAGGGGGTGCTCCGGCCGCTCACCGACCGCCGCCGGGACCAGGTCTGGGGGGCCGCTGCCGTGTTGGACGAACTGCAGGACCTGGGTGCCCGGATCGAGCAGGCGAGCCGCTGA
- a CDS encoding DUF2630 family protein, which produces MSDDTIHEQITHLVDQEHALRERRRRGEISDEKEHEQLRGLEEALDQAWDLLRQRDARRHAGQDPDGAAVRPADTVEGYLS; this is translated from the coding sequence ATGTCCGACGACACCATCCACGAGCAGATCACCCATCTCGTCGACCAGGAGCACGCGCTGCGCGAGCGCCGCCGCCGTGGGGAGATCAGCGACGAGAAGGAGCACGAGCAGCTGCGCGGGCTGGAGGAGGCGTTGGACCAGGCCTGGGACCTGCTGCGCCAGCGCGACGCCCGCCGGCACGCCGGACAGGACCCGGACGGCGCGGCCGTCCGTCCTGCGGACACCGTCGAGGGCTATCTGAGCTGA
- a CDS encoding amino acid ABC transporter permease, which produces MAEVGGAGRAGQPPATLPGQVVALRHPGRWVAMAVVVVLAAMLVNSLIRNENYQWDVVAKYFTSTAILEGLRTTVLLTVVAMVVGLVLGVVLAVGRDSKNPIVSGASLLYIGFFRGTPLLVQLIFWFNLSALYPTLSLGIPFGPTFVSGSANALITPLVAAILGLGLNEAAYMAEIVRAGLQSVDSGQTQAAQALGMTGRQVFRRIVLPQALRVIIPPTGNETISMLKTTSLVSVIALPELLYASQIIYSRTYEVIPLLITASLWYLLLTTVLTIGQTFLERRLRRGDSQGGGRVRKGRAPTDPAPPEEEHLEPADIQHGGTR; this is translated from the coding sequence GTGGCTGAGGTGGGCGGAGCGGGGCGGGCCGGGCAACCGCCGGCCACCCTGCCCGGGCAGGTCGTGGCACTGCGGCATCCCGGACGCTGGGTGGCCATGGCCGTCGTCGTGGTGCTCGCCGCGATGCTGGTCAACTCGCTGATCCGCAACGAGAACTACCAATGGGACGTGGTCGCGAAGTACTTCACCAGCACCGCCATCCTGGAGGGCCTGCGCACGACGGTGCTGCTCACCGTCGTCGCGATGGTGGTCGGGCTCGTGCTCGGGGTGGTGCTCGCGGTCGGGCGGGACTCGAAGAACCCGATCGTGTCCGGAGCCTCGCTGCTCTACATCGGGTTCTTCCGCGGCACCCCGCTGCTCGTGCAGTTGATCTTCTGGTTCAACCTCTCCGCGCTGTACCCGACGCTGTCGCTGGGGATCCCGTTCGGGCCGACCTTCGTCTCCGGCAGCGCCAACGCCCTGATCACCCCGCTGGTCGCGGCGATCCTCGGGCTCGGTCTGAACGAGGCCGCCTACATGGCCGAGATCGTCCGGGCCGGACTGCAGTCTGTGGACAGTGGTCAGACGCAGGCCGCACAGGCCCTGGGCATGACGGGCCGCCAGGTGTTCCGCCGGATCGTGCTCCCCCAGGCTCTGCGGGTGATCATCCCACCCACCGGCAACGAGACCATCTCGATGCTGAAGACCACCTCGCTGGTGAGCGTGATCGCCCTGCCCGAACTGCTCTACGCCTCGCAGATCATCTACAGCCGGACGTACGAGGTCATCCCGCTGCTCATCACGGCCAGCCTGTGGTACCTGCTGCTGACCACCGTGCTGACCATCGGGCAGACGTTCCTGGAGCGCCGCCTGCGTCGTGGCGACAGCCAGGGTGGCGGTCGGGTGCGCAAGGGCAGGGCCCCGACCGACCCCGCGCCACCCGAGGAAGAGCACCTCGAGCCCGCCGACATCCAGCACGGAGGAACGCGATGA
- a CDS encoding TetR/AcrR family transcriptional regulator, with protein MNEVESGRAGTRSRIVERAAQLLGEQGPAAVTTRGVAERAGVQAPTIYRLFGDKDGLLDAVAEHVLAEWVSAKAETVRAASASDVDPVADLRAGWEMQIAFGLANPAIFRLLADSGRTAPSPAAALGMQVLASRVHRVAVAGRLRVGEHRAVELIHAAGLGVVQTLLAAPPADRDPGLAPAMLDAVLARILDEAPAPAADGRIPAAVALRAAAPDLDALSGAERALLAEWLDRVVAAGTAPAGAEH; from the coding sequence ATGAACGAGGTGGAGAGCGGCCGGGCCGGCACGCGGTCGAGGATCGTGGAGCGGGCCGCCCAGCTGCTCGGCGAGCAGGGTCCGGCCGCGGTGACCACCCGCGGGGTGGCCGAGCGGGCCGGCGTGCAGGCGCCGACCATCTACCGCCTGTTCGGCGACAAGGACGGCCTGCTCGACGCGGTGGCCGAACACGTGCTGGCGGAATGGGTCTCGGCCAAGGCGGAGACGGTGCGGGCCGCGTCCGCATCCGATGTCGACCCGGTGGCCGATCTGCGGGCCGGCTGGGAGATGCAGATCGCGTTCGGCCTGGCCAACCCGGCGATCTTCCGGCTGCTCGCGGACAGCGGCCGGACCGCCCCGTCACCCGCCGCGGCGCTGGGGATGCAGGTGTTGGCCTCCCGCGTCCACCGGGTGGCGGTGGCCGGGCGGTTGCGGGTGGGCGAACACCGGGCGGTCGAGCTCATCCACGCCGCCGGCCTCGGGGTGGTGCAGACCCTGCTGGCGGCACCACCCGCCGACCGTGACCCCGGCCTCGCCCCGGCCATGCTGGACGCGGTCCTCGCCCGGATCCTGGACGAGGCACCGGCTCCCGCGGCGGACGGCCGGATCCCGGCCGCCGTCGCCCTGCGGGCCGCCGCGCCCGATCTGGACGCGCTGAGCGGCGCCGAGCGGGCACTGCTCGCGGAATGGCTCGACCGGGTCGTCGCCGCGGGCACGGCTCCGGCCGGCGCCGAGCACTGA
- a CDS encoding ABC transporter substrate-binding protein: MITRTRPLAALAAAALTFSLISCGATDTSSGSGSDGVGSVGAVPSSGPSSSGATSPGAAGSTSSESGGVTGGAGSVAAGGVVQAAADLVPAEIRERGTLVVATGEGYPPFEFYAEDNTTLTGVDPDLVAAVAGALGLQPDLQVLKFDGIIPGLQGGRYDMAAAAMGVTDERNKVVDFVTYFEGGTSIMTAADNPLGLTLDNLCGHRIAAQKGTIYADNYLPLFNQTCLDAGQSEITVDIYPDAAQTNLAVGNGRADAVVSDFGPLAYAAQQANGQFFVLDASYDPAPYGFAVPNGSELAPAIEAALDAIVADGTYGEILDKWDVATGAITDPTVSRG, from the coding sequence GTGATCACCCGCACCCGCCCGCTCGCCGCCCTCGCCGCGGCCGCACTCACCTTCTCGCTCATCTCCTGTGGCGCCACCGACACCTCCTCCGGCTCCGGGTCGGACGGTGTCGGATCCGTCGGCGCCGTGCCCTCGTCCGGCCCGTCGTCCTCCGGGGCGACCTCACCGGGAGCGGCCGGATCCACCTCGTCGGAATCCGGCGGTGTCACCGGCGGGGCCGGGTCCGTGGCGGCCGGCGGCGTCGTCCAGGCGGCCGCCGATCTGGTCCCGGCCGAGATCAGGGAGCGCGGGACGCTGGTCGTGGCCACCGGCGAGGGCTACCCGCCGTTCGAGTTCTACGCCGAGGACAACACCACGCTGACCGGGGTCGACCCGGACCTGGTCGCCGCGGTCGCCGGTGCGCTGGGCCTGCAGCCCGACCTGCAGGTCCTCAAGTTCGACGGCATCATCCCCGGCCTGCAGGGCGGGCGGTACGACATGGCCGCCGCCGCCATGGGGGTGACCGACGAGCGGAACAAGGTCGTCGACTTCGTGACCTACTTCGAGGGCGGCACCTCGATCATGACCGCGGCCGACAACCCCCTGGGCCTGACCCTGGACAACCTGTGCGGCCACCGCATCGCGGCCCAGAAGGGCACGATCTACGCCGACAACTACCTGCCGCTGTTCAACCAGACCTGTCTGGACGCCGGCCAGAGCGAGATCACCGTCGACATCTACCCGGACGCGGCGCAGACGAACCTGGCCGTGGGCAACGGCCGGGCCGACGCCGTCGTCTCCGACTTCGGCCCGCTGGCCTACGCCGCCCAGCAGGCGAACGGCCAGTTCTTCGTCCTGGACGCCAGTTACGACCCCGCCCCCTACGGCTTCGCGGTGCCCAACGGCTCCGAGTTGGCCCCGGCCATCGAGGCCGCCCTGGACGCCATCGTCGCCGACGGCACGTACGGGGAGATCCTCGACAAGTGGGACGTCGCGACGGGGGCCATCACCGACCCGACGGTCTCCCGTGGCTGA
- a CDS encoding class I SAM-dependent methyltransferase, which translates to MTHHHGSTQDSGRPAPVFDKPYWEEHWDRPATAGQAPVNPHLVRETATLTPGTALDAGCGVGTEARWLAGQGWQVTGADISGAALAAARDHAGADDPGDRPTWIEVDLGIWEPRERWDLVVSHYAHPAIPQLDFHRRLAGWVAPGGTLLIVGHRHGPGGHGQEHHGDHPPAEATATTDGITALLAGGQWRIDTAREVDRVLPGHGRTLQDVVVRATRLR; encoded by the coding sequence ATGACCCATCACCACGGCAGCACCCAGGACAGCGGGCGACCTGCGCCCGTCTTCGACAAGCCGTACTGGGAGGAGCACTGGGACCGACCGGCCACCGCCGGGCAGGCGCCGGTCAATCCCCACCTCGTCCGGGAGACGGCGACGCTGACCCCCGGCACCGCCCTGGACGCGGGATGCGGGGTGGGGACCGAGGCCCGCTGGCTGGCCGGGCAGGGCTGGCAGGTGACCGGCGCGGACATCTCCGGCGCCGCCCTGGCCGCCGCGCGCGACCACGCGGGGGCCGACGACCCCGGCGATCGGCCCACCTGGATCGAGGTCGACCTGGGCATCTGGGAGCCGCGGGAGCGGTGGGACCTGGTCGTCAGCCACTACGCCCACCCGGCGATCCCGCAGCTCGACTTCCACCGCCGGCTGGCCGGCTGGGTCGCCCCCGGCGGCACCCTGCTGATCGTCGGCCACCGGCACGGTCCGGGCGGCCACGGTCAGGAGCACCACGGTGACCACCCGCCGGCCGAGGCCACCGCGACCACGGACGGGATCACCGCCCTGCTGGCCGGCGGGCAGTGGCGCATCGACACCGCCCGCGAGGTCGACCGCGTCCTCCCCGGGCACGGACGGACCCTGCAGGACGTGGTGGTCCGGGCCACCCGGCTGCGCTGA
- the cydC gene encoding thiol reductant ABC exporter subunit CydC — protein MRRSGGPTGRGPLAPLDGMPGVRAALARAGVVALVRTAGIVLLAAGLATAIARIVDGAPPLVPLLLAGAGVVVRAVAGAVGEMLAARDARRAEDALRAAVTDRFAVSPAAVAAAGGPGPAAVLLTTRLFDLGPSLAGYLPALAQTLVVPPVLLVVLGWTDPLSAVLVAVTLPLVPVFMVLVGKYTADRTSAAARTLDRIAGYVTELVRGLPVLTGLGRAAEQTAALAGLGERYRRTTTATLRLAFLSALVLELIATLAVALVAVTVGLRLLEGHLTLAVGLTAILLAPEAFAPLRALGAAFHANADAALAAAQARAVLAAPVPAATEAGSGPVVLTDLTVGYPERSTPALPPTSLLIRSGEVLALAGPSGCGKSTLLAALAGAVPLDAVVGGTLAGVPARAAVALQHPRTTADTVTAELLVHAGSAATSTGRAVVAAALARVGASDLADRRCLSLSPGELQRVALARALVRVELGAELLLLDEPTAHLDARSAARVAAVIDELRGRITVVLVTHDTRLLRLADRVVTLDGRSPSAEPTTGAAPAAGAGSPDHEIAALPVVPGPFVSARPPAGLAWPRRALVRAVAAGTLTSLAGVALTALSGWLVVRAAELPPVLTLLTVIVGVRACGLGRAVLRWWERLTVHDAALRLAADTRVRVWTALARQGITAERAPGAALGRVVGDIALLQDLSVRVLTPPLVAAITVLVSVGVLAVVSPSVAGAVLLLVLLGVGVVALLHRRVDAGAARDEATLRVAALRECTTVLDGAVDLRVHGMTGAALGRVRTVVDRQGAAARVGVRAGAWSAGVVSGVTGAAAVAAAFLAWAGGLTGPVVALLALTPLALAEPLTGLVAARQRRGAWVDVRSRVDGVLAAPVAPDPALPVAAPHPVTALAAADLVAGWPGGPDVLQHIDFTAARDGWLVVRGPSGSGKSTLLAVLLAGLRPRDGQYELAGTGVAATAVRSADVLGDDIRAAMAWLPQESHVFASSLRANLAVARPRGEIDDDRMHTALAAVGLTALVATMPAGLDTPVGSGGAALSGGERRRLAAARALLADRGVVLLDEPTAHLDPPTARALIRDLRTALAGRVVVCVTHDDDVAAPGDHELRLDRALVPA, from the coding sequence ATGAGGCGATCCGGCGGGCCGACCGGGCGGGGGCCGCTGGCCCCGCTCGACGGGATGCCCGGGGTGCGGGCCGCCCTGGCCCGGGCCGGGGTGGTCGCCCTCGTCCGCACGGCCGGGATCGTCCTGCTGGCCGCCGGTCTCGCCACGGCCATCGCCCGCATCGTGGACGGCGCGCCACCCCTGGTCCCGCTGCTGCTGGCCGGCGCGGGTGTCGTGGTGCGGGCGGTGGCCGGCGCGGTCGGCGAGATGCTCGCGGCCCGGGACGCCCGCCGCGCCGAGGACGCCCTGCGCGCGGCGGTGACCGACCGGTTCGCCGTGTCCCCCGCCGCGGTCGCCGCCGCCGGCGGTCCCGGGCCGGCCGCCGTGCTGCTCACCACCCGGTTGTTCGACCTGGGCCCGTCGCTGGCCGGGTATCTGCCCGCGCTGGCCCAGACCCTCGTCGTCCCCCCGGTCCTGCTCGTCGTCCTGGGGTGGACCGATCCGCTGTCGGCCGTGCTGGTGGCGGTCACCCTGCCGCTGGTGCCGGTGTTCATGGTGCTGGTCGGGAAGTACACCGCGGACCGCACCTCGGCCGCGGCGCGGACCCTGGACCGGATCGCCGGGTACGTGACCGAGCTGGTCCGCGGCCTGCCGGTGCTGACCGGGCTGGGCCGGGCGGCCGAGCAGACCGCGGCCCTGGCCGGTCTGGGCGAGCGGTACCGCCGGACGACGACGGCCACGCTGCGGCTGGCGTTCCTGTCCGCCCTGGTGCTGGAGCTCATCGCCACCCTGGCCGTCGCCCTGGTCGCGGTGACGGTCGGGCTGCGCCTGCTCGAGGGGCATCTGACGCTGGCCGTCGGGCTGACCGCGATCCTGCTCGCTCCCGAGGCGTTCGCGCCGCTCCGCGCCCTGGGGGCGGCGTTCCACGCCAACGCCGACGCCGCCCTGGCCGCCGCGCAGGCCCGGGCGGTGCTCGCCGCCCCGGTGCCTGCGGCCACCGAGGCCGGCAGCGGGCCCGTCGTCCTCACCGACCTCACGGTCGGCTACCCGGAACGCAGCACGCCGGCGCTCCCCCCGACCTCACTCCTCATCCGCTCCGGGGAGGTGCTCGCGTTGGCCGGGCCGTCCGGCTGCGGGAAGTCCACCCTGCTGGCCGCGCTGGCCGGCGCCGTGCCGCTGGACGCCGTGGTGGGCGGCACGCTCGCCGGCGTGCCCGCCCGGGCGGCGGTGGCCCTGCAGCATCCCCGGACCACGGCCGACACGGTCACCGCCGAACTGCTGGTCCACGCCGGGTCCGCGGCGACGTCGACCGGCCGGGCCGTGGTCGCGGCCGCCCTGGCCCGGGTCGGCGCGTCGGACCTGGCCGACCGGCGGTGCCTGTCGCTGTCCCCGGGTGAGCTGCAGCGCGTCGCGCTGGCCCGGGCCCTGGTCCGGGTGGAGCTCGGCGCCGAGCTGCTGCTGCTCGACGAGCCGACCGCCCATCTCGACGCCCGCTCGGCCGCCCGCGTCGCCGCGGTGATCGACGAGCTGCGCGGCCGCATCACCGTCGTCCTGGTCACCCACGACACCCGCCTGCTGCGCCTGGCCGACCGGGTGGTCACCCTGGACGGGCGGTCGCCGAGCGCCGAACCGACCACCGGAGCGGCTCCCGCCGCCGGGGCGGGATCCCCCGATCACGAGATCGCCGCGCTGCCCGTGGTTCCCGGTCCGTTCGTGTCCGCCCGTCCCCCCGCCGGCCTGGCCTGGCCGCGCCGGGCCCTGGTCCGGGCGGTCGCGGCGGGCACCCTGACCAGCCTGGCCGGGGTGGCGCTGACCGCGCTGTCCGGCTGGTTGGTGGTCCGGGCGGCCGAGCTGCCGCCGGTGCTCACCCTGCTGACCGTCATCGTCGGGGTCCGGGCCTGCGGCCTGGGCCGGGCGGTGCTGCGCTGGTGGGAGCGGTTGACGGTGCACGATGCGGCCCTGCGGCTGGCCGCGGACACCCGGGTCCGGGTGTGGACCGCGCTGGCCCGCCAGGGCATCACCGCCGAGCGCGCCCCGGGCGCCGCCCTGGGCCGGGTGGTCGGCGACATCGCGCTGCTGCAGGACCTCTCGGTGCGGGTGCTGACCCCACCGCTGGTCGCCGCGATCACCGTGCTGGTCAGCGTGGGCGTACTGGCCGTGGTGTCCCCCTCGGTCGCCGGCGCGGTGCTGCTGCTGGTGCTGCTCGGTGTCGGCGTGGTCGCCCTGCTGCACCGGCGGGTCGACGCGGGCGCCGCGCGGGACGAGGCCACCCTGCGGGTCGCCGCCCTGCGGGAGTGCACGACCGTGCTGGACGGGGCCGTGGACCTTCGCGTGCACGGGATGACCGGCGCCGCCCTGGGACGGGTCCGCACGGTGGTCGACCGCCAGGGTGCGGCGGCCCGCGTCGGGGTGCGGGCCGGAGCGTGGAGCGCCGGGGTCGTCTCCGGGGTCACCGGGGCGGCCGCGGTGGCGGCGGCCTTCCTGGCCTGGGCGGGCGGGCTGACCGGTCCGGTGGTCGCGTTGCTGGCGTTGACGCCGCTGGCGCTGGCCGAGCCGTTGACCGGCCTGGTCGCGGCCCGGCAGCGGCGCGGGGCGTGGGTCGACGTCCGGTCGCGGGTGGACGGGGTGCTGGCCGCGCCGGTCGCGCCCGACCCGGCCCTGCCGGTGGCGGCCCCGCACCCGGTGACCGCGCTGGCGGCCGCCGACCTGGTCGCCGGGTGGCCGGGCGGCCCGGATGTGCTGCAGCACATCGACTTCACCGCCGCCCGCGACGGCTGGCTGGTCGTCCGCGGACCGTCCGGGAGCGGCAAGTCGACCCTGCTGGCCGTGCTGCTGGCCGGTCTGCGTCCGCGTGACGGTCAGTACGAACTGGCCGGCACGGGTGTTGCGGCCACTGCGGTCCGGTCCGCCGATGTGCTGGGCGACGACATCCGGGCCGCGATGGCCTGGTTGCCGCAGGAGTCCCACGTGTTCGCGTCGTCGTTGCGGGCCAATCTGGCCGTGGCCCGACCCCGCGGCGAGATCGACGACGACCGGATGCACACGGCGTTGGCCGCGGTCGGCCTCACCGCACTGGTCGCCACCATGCCCGCCGGGCTGGACACCCCCGTCGGGTCCGGCGGGGCGGCCCTGTCCGGCGGCGAACGGCGGCGGCTGGCCGCCGCCCGGGCGCTGCTGGCCGACCGGGGCGTCGTCCTGCTGGACGAGCCCACCGCCCACCTCGACCCACCGACGGCCCGGGCGCTGATCCGCGACCTGCGGACGGCACTCGCCGGCCGGGTCGTCGTGTGCGTGACCCACGACGACGACGTGGCCGCCCCCGGTGACCACGAGCTGCGGCTGGACCGGGCTTTGGTGCCGGCCTGA